From a region of the Methanolobus tindarius DSM 2278 genome:
- a CDS encoding PAS domain S-box protein — protein sequence MSGGSGKTSGTLSLSGQGYIALLGAALAFVLLMFVFLQASALYEENLILNKKSEVNTQLFSSGNTLENHVNNVLSHLDGLDAFIRANPTQEAMDKHFEAFAFGLYSGSPAIRSIEVYTNFSGAYVYPLQGNEIVANRTLDDLINDERPQVRNDVLKAIQTHDAVITGPYEMQRGGYGIVVRQPVYIKDSLWGIVTMVIDVPSLLQASGLVVGNDNIDIALRDDSDQLLFGSDDVFRMEHEIYYVVLSDRTWELAAVPIGGWDNSVTDTLLVFQKGGIIIVILLTLVVYLLLSYSVSLKKEIETRTASLNESENRYRQLFDNNSDSLFLIDENGRILDANRVAEDLYGYSRSHLLGMVAWDLSPVHLSDPSKFPITEIMSNGLQFQWTHVRKDGSQFPVDINASPIVLDGQKYILASVRDITESKKIEKALVESEKKYRLLTDTARDFIIVHDLQGKLLYANKIAVEFSGYSESEFLSKNVTEFVSSDEQEKMYERRGHRVNLDRKTFLYETKFVDKDGNEIPIEVSSVPMEDKDVTPSILIVARNITERKIAEKKLHENEEKLKLFIEHAPAALTMLDRDMRHIAVSRRWMEEYHLGDQDIIGKSHYEVFPEIGDRWKEVHKKCMNGEVIRCEEDLFEREDGTKQWLRWEVRPWRTNDDKIGGIVIFSEDITERKMTESALIKTEEMFATVFNTVPDSIILTSFDGNIVNVNNSFLKNKGYRIDELLGFSLCDLAIWPDSGICDQYINQLKFNGTVRNLGIDIRTKEGENLSVIISGDIISTDSEKYILTVFRDITDLKNTTDELKRNKSLLDEVSEIASVGGWSLDVSSGEIEWTPEVFNIHDMDPEPGGTVNVSEGMDYYAPGSKEIISKAVQDAIEKVQPYDLELELITAKGNHKWVRASGRPIVTDNKVTKLIGSFQDITDRKLSEFELFKQDRLLNEMGDVAKIGGWEFDVLSGKSTWTREVALIHGFDPDTKANVDLSLQYYLPDSREIISKAFQNAIENGEPYDLELEFISSENVHKWVRTGGQPVFENGKIVKVVGFLQDITHLKKVEFELQKERLLLDEVGEIASIGGWEFDVVTGEGTWTPEVAKIHGVDPGDPTNEDIGLSFFVSESKERIEAAIQNAIGNAEPYDLELELISADGVNKWVRTIGRPVLKDGKVVKLTGSMQDITERKIAADMLQESELRVRNKLDAILEPEGDLGELELADIVDVEALQKLMDKFYQLTKMGGMAILDLKGNVLVAVGWQDICTKFHRVHPETCKHCTESDVELTTGVEPGKFRFYKCKNNMWDMVTPIVMGGLHVGNLFIGQFFLDDEEISYETFRNQANQYGFNEKEYLEALDRVPRWSREKVDSLMTYYSLLTNLISTLSYSNVKLARTLNERDELLTSLHESEERFRATFEQAAVGVCLANMDGFLLQMNQRFCDIIGYDNEELIRMNFADITYHEDLGDELSMVEELVLGKRKDYSIEKRYVRKDGNLIWVNVTVAIVNSSAGEPLYFIAMIEDIDSRKQAEAEIKLKSNALEYSLNGFDIINSEGKFIYANKAYLKMWGYDDISEILGTSPVGHCNDPEVPAEIISNLKEKGEYAIEFTALRKDGSTFEVLMYAQLFEDIQGNEIYMGSSVDITDRKKAEEEILRYNERLNMLHNIDTDIISSVSSEEIANEVLHHLRKLVPCSIAIIRLVDADTNEKVVFAVDSEHESQFATGSRSPLDSLPQLDRLKAGETVIIPDLNKYKTPDSELGKTFSEEDVHSGFVVPLLIEGELMGILSLASDKPDFFTKEYQEIVTEIANQLAIAIHHSSLNDQVRKHAEELELRVAERTSQLQEANKELEAFTYSVSHDLRAPLRAIDGFSRIITEDYEELFDDEGKRLFNVIRTNTQKMDKLITDLLGLSRVGRNEMNCALISMNAMVESVFNDLAATENNHDIKFSVSELPDSYADSSLIKQIWVNLLSNAIKYSSSREKGVVEVGSYTEDGMNVYFVKDNGVGFDPKYSHKLFGIFQRLHSEKEFPGTGVGLAIVQRIARRHGGDVWAEGELDKGATFYFSLPIKEGDNVCGE from the coding sequence ATGTCCGGAGGATCTGGAAAGACCTCAGGTACCCTGTCATTGTCAGGACAGGGTTACATAGCGTTGCTGGGTGCAGCTTTAGCTTTTGTTCTGTTAATGTTCGTCTTCTTGCAAGCCAGCGCTTTATATGAAGAAAATCTGATACTTAACAAGAAATCAGAAGTTAACACACAATTATTCTCCAGTGGCAACACACTGGAAAACCATGTCAACAATGTTTTATCTCATCTTGACGGACTCGATGCTTTTATCAGGGCAAATCCTACACAAGAGGCGATGGATAAGCATTTTGAAGCGTTTGCATTCGGTTTATATTCCGGGTCACCAGCCATTCGTTCTATTGAAGTGTATACCAATTTTTCAGGAGCCTATGTTTATCCTCTTCAAGGTAATGAAATTGTAGCCAACCGCACGCTGGATGATCTGATTAACGATGAACGTCCGCAGGTTCGTAATGATGTACTAAAAGCCATTCAAACCCATGATGCTGTTATTACCGGTCCCTATGAAATGCAGCGTGGTGGCTATGGTATAGTAGTCCGGCAGCCGGTTTACATCAAAGATTCCTTGTGGGGCATTGTTACAATGGTCATCGATGTACCATCGTTGCTTCAGGCATCGGGATTAGTAGTTGGGAATGACAATATAGATATAGCCTTACGTGACGATTCCGATCAGTTGTTATTTGGTTCAGATGACGTGTTCCGGATGGAGCATGAAATCTATTATGTTGTTCTTTCTGATAGGACCTGGGAACTTGCTGCTGTTCCGATAGGTGGTTGGGATAACTCAGTGACAGATACTTTACTGGTATTCCAAAAAGGCGGAATCATCATTGTCATCCTCCTGACATTAGTTGTATATCTTCTGCTGAGTTACAGTGTTTCCCTTAAAAAGGAAATTGAGACTCGTACAGCATCCTTGAATGAATCCGAAAACCGATATCGTCAGTTGTTTGACAATAACTCTGACTCGCTTTTCCTCATTGATGAAAATGGCAGGATACTGGATGCCAATAGGGTTGCAGAGGATCTTTACGGGTATAGCAGAAGTCATTTGTTGGGCATGGTTGCCTGGGATTTGTCCCCGGTTCATCTAAGTGATCCTTCCAAATTCCCGATTACAGAAATCATGAGTAATGGATTGCAGTTCCAGTGGACTCATGTACGCAAAGATGGTTCGCAGTTTCCGGTTGATATCAATGCCAGTCCAATTGTTCTGGATGGCCAGAAGTACATTCTTGCCAGTGTAAGGGATATTACTGAAAGTAAGAAAATAGAAAAAGCTCTTGTTGAAAGTGAAAAGAAATATCGCTTACTCACAGATACTGCAAGGGATTTCATAATAGTTCATGATTTGCAGGGCAAGTTGCTCTATGCGAATAAAATTGCTGTGGAGTTCAGTGGTTATTCAGAATCCGAATTTCTCTCTAAAAACGTGACTGAATTCGTCTCTTCTGATGAACAGGAAAAGATGTATGAACGCAGAGGTCACCGTGTAAATCTCGATAGGAAAACCTTCCTTTATGAAACAAAATTCGTTGACAAAGATGGAAATGAAATTCCAATAGAGGTAAGTTCTGTTCCTATGGAAGACAAGGATGTCACGCCCAGCATCCTGATTGTTGCCCGTAATATCACTGAACGCAAGATCGCTGAGAAGAAGCTCCATGAAAATGAAGAAAAACTGAAATTGTTCATCGAACATGCTCCTGCCGCATTGACAATGCTGGATCGCGATATGCGACATATCGCAGTTAGCCGTAGATGGATGGAAGAGTATCACCTTGGGGATCAGGATATTATTGGAAAATCCCATTACGAAGTTTTCCCTGAAATAGGTGACAGGTGGAAAGAAGTTCATAAGAAGTGTATGAATGGTGAAGTTATTCGGTGTGAAGAGGATCTTTTCGAAAGGGAGGACGGAACAAAACAATGGTTACGTTGGGAGGTTCGACCCTGGCGAACTAACGATGATAAAATCGGTGGTATTGTAATCTTCTCGGAAGATATCACCGAACGCAAAATGACAGAGTCAGCGCTTATTAAAACCGAGGAAATGTTTGCTACAGTATTCAATACTGTGCCTGATAGCATTATACTCACATCTTTTGATGGTAACATCGTCAATGTCAATAATAGCTTCCTGAAGAATAAAGGATACAGAATAGATGAACTTCTTGGTTTTTCTCTCTGTGATCTTGCAATATGGCCTGACTCCGGCATATGTGATCAGTATATTAATCAGCTTAAGTTCAATGGAACTGTGCGAAATTTGGGAATTGATATTCGTACTAAAGAAGGCGAAAATCTCTCGGTTATAATTTCAGGGGATATTATTTCAACAGATTCTGAAAAGTATATACTTACAGTATTCAGGGACATAACTGATCTTAAAAACACAACAGACGAACTAAAGAGGAATAAATCCCTTTTAGATGAAGTTAGTGAGATAGCAAGTGTTGGTGGCTGGAGCCTGGATGTTTCATCAGGGGAAATAGAATGGACTCCTGAGGTGTTCAATATTCATGATATGGATCCTGAGCCGGGAGGCACAGTAAATGTAAGCGAAGGTATGGATTACTATGCACCAGGTTCAAAAGAAATTATCAGCAAAGCTGTTCAGGACGCAATAGAGAAAGTGCAGCCATATGATCTTGAACTTGAGCTGATAACCGCAAAAGGTAATCATAAATGGGTTCGTGCAAGTGGTCGCCCAATTGTTACTGACAACAAGGTTACAAAATTAATTGGTTCTTTCCAGGATATAACGGATCGTAAACTTTCAGAATTTGAACTTTTTAAACAGGATCGTTTACTCAACGAAATGGGAGATGTTGCAAAAATAGGAGGATGGGAGTTTGATGTTTTGTCCGGCAAATCCACATGGACCCGAGAGGTTGCGCTAATTCATGGTTTTGATCCAGATACCAAAGCAAATGTAGACCTGAGTTTGCAATATTATCTTCCGGATTCACGTGAAATAATTTCAAAAGCTTTCCAGAATGCTATTGAAAACGGAGAGCCTTATGATCTTGAGCTTGAATTTATTTCTTCTGAAAATGTGCATAAATGGGTAAGGACAGGTGGACAACCTGTTTTTGAAAATGGCAAAATTGTTAAAGTTGTTGGATTTTTACAGGACATAACTCATCTTAAAAAAGTCGAGTTTGAACTCCAGAAAGAGAGATTGCTCTTGGATGAAGTTGGTGAAATTGCCAGTATTGGCGGCTGGGAGTTTGATGTTGTTACCGGAGAAGGTACATGGACACCTGAAGTTGCAAAGATTCACGGTGTAGATCCAGGTGATCCTACAAATGAAGATATCGGACTGAGTTTCTTCGTATCAGAATCAAAAGAGAGAATTGAGGCTGCAATTCAAAATGCGATTGGTAACGCTGAACCTTATGACCTTGAACTTGAACTAATATCTGCAGACGGTGTGAACAAATGGGTACGTACCATTGGACGCCCTGTTTTAAAAGATGGTAAAGTTGTAAAGCTGACCGGCTCCATGCAGGACATAACTGAGCGTAAGATAGCTGCCGACATGTTACAGGAAAGTGAGCTTCGGGTAAGGAATAAGTTGGATGCTATTCTGGAACCGGAGGGGGATCTTGGGGAACTGGAACTTGCTGATATAGTTGATGTTGAGGCTCTGCAAAAATTGATGGATAAATTTTACCAGCTTACCAAAATGGGTGGAATGGCCATACTTGATCTCAAGGGCAATGTTCTGGTAGCTGTCGGGTGGCAGGACATTTGCACAAAATTCCATCGTGTCCATCCGGAGACATGTAAGCATTGTACTGAAAGTGATGTAGAACTGACTACAGGAGTAGAACCAGGTAAATTCAGGTTCTACAAATGCAAGAATAACATGTGGGATATGGTAACTCCCATTGTAATGGGGGGTTTGCATGTTGGAAACCTTTTCATTGGTCAGTTTTTCCTTGATGATGAAGAGATTTCCTATGAAACATTCAGGAATCAGGCAAATCAATATGGTTTTAACGAAAAGGAATACTTAGAAGCACTTGACAGGGTTCCACGCTGGAGCAGGGAAAAAGTGGATTCGCTGATGACTTATTATTCCCTCCTTACTAATCTGATATCCACATTAAGTTATAGTAATGTCAAGCTTGCAAGGACCCTGAACGAACGTGATGAACTGCTCACATCGCTTCATGAAAGTGAAGAACGTTTCCGTGCTACATTTGAACAGGCAGCTGTTGGTGTGTGTCTGGCCAACATGGATGGGTTCTTACTCCAGATGAATCAGCGCTTTTGTGATATTATAGGATATGATAACGAGGAACTTATCCGGATGAATTTTGCCGATATTACCTATCATGAAGACCTTGGTGACGAATTATCTATGGTTGAAGAGCTGGTTTTAGGAAAAAGAAAAGATTATTCCATCGAAAAACGATATGTTCGTAAAGATGGAAACTTGATATGGGTTAATGTCACTGTTGCAATTGTAAATTCCTCTGCAGGTGAACCTCTGTATTTCATCGCCATGATAGAGGACATTGATTCCAGAAAGCAGGCTGAAGCGGAGATTAAACTGAAAAGCAATGCTCTGGAATATTCACTGAATGGTTTTGATATTATAAATTCAGAAGGTAAATTTATTTACGCCAACAAAGCCTATCTTAAGATGTGGGGGTATGACGATATAAGTGAGATCCTGGGAACTTCTCCTGTCGGCCATTGTAATGACCCCGAAGTTCCGGCAGAGATTATTAGTAATCTAAAGGAAAAAGGCGAATATGCCATTGAATTTACAGCTCTGCGTAAAGATGGTTCCACTTTTGAAGTCCTGATGTATGCTCAGCTTTTTGAGGACATTCAGGGCAATGAAATCTATATGGGTTCTTCTGTTGATATTACAGATCGTAAAAAAGCAGAAGAAGAAATTCTTCGTTATAATGAACGCTTGAATATGCTTCATAATATCGATACGGATATTATTTCCTCAGTATCTTCCGAGGAGATTGCTAATGAAGTGCTTCATCATTTACGTAAACTGGTTCCATGTTCCATTGCAATTATAAGGCTTGTTGATGCCGATACTAACGAAAAAGTTGTTTTTGCAGTAGACTCTGAACACGAATCCCAGTTTGCCACTGGATCACGTTCTCCTCTTGATTCTTTACCCCAACTTGACAGATTAAAGGCCGGGGAAACAGTAATCATTCCTGATTTAAACAAATATAAAACACCGGATTCCGAACTGGGAAAGACATTTTCCGAAGAAGATGTACATTCGGGTTTTGTCGTGCCATTACTTATAGAAGGCGAATTGATGGGTATTTTAAGCCTTGCCTCAGATAAGCCTGATTTCTTTACAAAAGAATATCAGGAAATAGTAACAGAAATTGCAAACCAGCTTGCTATAGCTATACATCATTCAAGCCTGAATGATCAGGTGCGAAAACATGCGGAAGAACTCGAACTACGTGTGGCTGAACGCACATCCCAGCTACAGGAGGCTAATAAAGAACTTGAAGCCTTCACATATTCCGTATCTCACGACCTGCGTGCTCCTTTAAGGGCAATTGATGGTTTTTCAAGAATCATAACTGAAGATTATGAGGAGCTTTTTGATGATGAAGGAAAGCGCCTTTTCAATGTTATAAGGACCAATACACAGAAAATGGACAAACTTATCACAGACCTCCTGGGGCTTTCCAGAGTTGGAAGAAACGAAATGAATTGTGCTCTTATAAGCATGAATGCCATGGTAGAATCAGTCTTCAATGACCTGGCAGCAACTGAAAATAACCATGATATAAAGTTCAGTGTTTCCGAGCTTCCAGACAGTTATGCAGACTCTTCTCTTATAAAACAAATATGGGTCAATTTGCTCTCTAATGCCATTAAATACAGTTCATCCCGGGAAAAAGGTGTAGTTGAAGTAGGTTCTTACACTGAAGATGGAATGAATGTTTATTTCGTAAAGGACAATGGTGTGGGCTTTGATCCTAAATATTCTCATAAGCTCTTTGGAATATTCCAGCGTTTACATAGCGAGAAAGAATTCCCGGGGACAGGTGTAGGACTTGCCATTGTACAGCGGATAGCAAGAAGGCATGGGGGAGATGTCTGGGCCGAAGGGGAACTTGATAAAGGAGCTACATTTTACTTTTCATTACCTATAAAAGAGGGAGACAATGTTTGCGGAGAATGA
- the cysS gene encoding cysteine--tRNA ligase: MVLRVYNTLTRENEDFVPLNGKKVNMYVCGPTVYDHCHLGHARSYVSFDIIRRYLMYRGYNVNYVSNITDVDDKVIDRAKESGEDAFELSKKFTESFEEDMQALGVMEPDTRPKVTEHIEDIIDTVATLIDNDAAYATSKGNVYYDLQKSADRIGILSHQTVEGLMEGSGCRIDVEDDKKYQLDFVLWKNSPGNEPGWDSPWGRGRPGWHIECTVMSMKYCSEQLDIHGGGLDLVFPHHEAEIHQSESCTGKHPFSKYWMHNGFLTIDKEKMSKSLGNFFTIKEVLAKFPPGTIRFFIVYTHYRSTIDFSEDALVEAGKARQRLLNTISNVKHAVSEATDNNADRGLSELMDETRSSFVESMDDDFNTREAIGNLFVFSRKVNSILTNEKPGRNSLENVLDFFSEINEVLGIFEDDSKKASEKESSGLSDEDIKELIELREKARIDRDWATADSIRDKLKEKGIVIEDGKEGVKWKRV; this comes from the coding sequence GTGGTGCTAAGAGTTTACAACACATTGACAAGGGAAAACGAGGATTTTGTGCCCTTGAACGGAAAGAAGGTAAATATGTATGTTTGCGGACCCACAGTTTACGACCACTGCCACCTGGGGCATGCCAGAAGTTACGTTTCTTTTGACATAATCAGACGCTATCTGATGTATAGAGGATACAATGTCAATTATGTATCCAATATCACTGATGTAGACGACAAAGTAATAGACAGGGCTAAGGAAAGCGGGGAGGATGCCTTTGAGCTTTCGAAAAAGTTTACTGAATCTTTTGAAGAGGATATGCAGGCTCTTGGAGTGATGGAACCTGATACCCGTCCTAAAGTAACAGAGCATATCGAAGACATCATTGACACCGTTGCAACTCTAATTGATAACGACGCAGCCTATGCAACCTCAAAAGGGAACGTATACTATGACCTTCAAAAATCTGCGGACAGGATAGGCATACTCAGCCACCAGACCGTTGAAGGTTTAATGGAGGGATCAGGGTGCCGAATTGATGTAGAAGATGACAAGAAGTATCAGCTCGATTTTGTTCTCTGGAAAAATTCTCCAGGGAATGAGCCGGGCTGGGACAGCCCCTGGGGCAGAGGAAGACCAGGATGGCATATCGAATGTACTGTTATGTCCATGAAATACTGCTCTGAGCAACTGGACATCCATGGCGGCGGACTAGATCTTGTTTTTCCGCATCATGAGGCGGAGATACATCAATCTGAAAGCTGCACTGGAAAACATCCTTTCAGTAAGTACTGGATGCATAATGGTTTTCTGACCATTGATAAGGAGAAAATGTCAAAGTCCCTTGGAAACTTCTTTACTATAAAAGAGGTGCTTGCTAAATTCCCACCTGGAACAATCAGGTTCTTCATCGTTTATACCCACTACAGAAGCACCATTGACTTTAGCGAGGATGCGCTTGTGGAAGCTGGAAAAGCGAGACAAAGATTACTGAACACCATCTCAAACGTAAAACATGCTGTATCCGAAGCAACAGACAACAATGCTGATCGCGGCCTCTCAGAACTCATGGATGAAACTAGATCTTCATTTGTTGAGTCAATGGATGATGATTTCAACACACGGGAAGCAATTGGTAATCTTTTTGTATTCAGCCGCAAAGTCAATTCCATTTTAACAAATGAAAAACCTGGAAGAAACTCACTTGAAAATGTACTTGATTTCTTTTCAGAAATAAATGAAGTTCTGGGAATCTTTGAAGATGATAGTAAAAAGGCATCTGAAAAGGAAAGTAGCGGACTTTCAGATGAGGATATCAAGGAACTGATAGAACTCAGGGAAAAAGCACGTATTGACAGGGATTGGGCAACAGCAGATTCTATACGGGACAAGTTAAAAGAAAAAGGCATTGTCATAGAGGATGGGAAAGAAGGAGTCAAATGGAAAAGGGTATGA
- a CDS encoding cobalamin B12-binding domain-containing protein — protein MFKNQEIISKAKEAILDFDDKAAEMIAKEALEAGIDPLELIEGSFTGAMVDVGEQFAAGKLFLPHMLAAVDATQAAMSILLPEIEKMGSKINFKGTVVIGTIEGDIHSVGKDIVATALIIAGYNVVDLGRDVPIEHYVKKAQEVNADVVASSALMTITMINQMRIEEQLTEAGLRNSVKTMVGGAPVTQEWADRIGADIYAENARNAVDKINALLA, from the coding sequence ATGTTCAAAAATCAGGAGATTATTTCCAAGGCAAAAGAAGCCATTTTGGATTTTGATGACAAAGCAGCCGAAATGATTGCTAAAGAAGCCCTTGAAGCAGGTATTGATCCTTTAGAGCTCATTGAGGGAAGTTTCACAGGGGCTATGGTCGATGTAGGTGAACAATTTGCAGCAGGTAAACTGTTCCTTCCTCATATGCTTGCAGCAGTTGATGCAACACAGGCAGCAATGTCCATACTTTTACCTGAAATTGAAAAGATGGGTTCTAAAATCAATTTTAAGGGTACGGTTGTTATTGGCACAATTGAAGGAGACATTCATTCCGTAGGAAAGGATATTGTCGCAACGGCTCTCATAATTGCAGGATATAATGTAGTTGATCTTGGCAGGGATGTGCCTATAGAACATTATGTAAAAAAAGCACAGGAAGTAAACGCAGATGTGGTAGCTTCCTCGGCACTCATGACCATTACGATGATCAATCAGATGCGTATAGAAGAACAGCTCACCGAGGCAGGTCTCAGGAATAGTGTCAAAACAATGGTTGGTGGCGCACCTGTTACTCAGGAGTGGGCTGACAGGATTGGTGCAGATATCTACGCTGAAAATGCAAGAAATGCAGTGGACAAGATCAATGCATTATTAGCATGA
- the tsoY gene encoding selenoprotein TsoY, whose translation MDAKKFTPLAFLASLGAGGIAVMPFVLMQYTLDHGAGLITRAQLWSMDLSSYQVLYYYLLEFVMILFTLIHFALTIIFTIKLVRWMKTDSFSSLIKDPLRNTGILAPLISYIMSMNVMIGPLRYFLPVLSGNFAALFFPAMIFWSLFFILVLFTEIRLLEISFKNGFDINKINFGWLLHPFLLGMLTVVGTGIAAMASDNTIANTAAFMSLISGSMGMFLLFVKMVILFKSHFQSPGLPEKHFLPSFLIVIPNITLYAISGFRLGHFLERTYGFELGAYFYFVVGLAFAFEIWYMLFGFSLLIDYFRNNHFKEFYVTQWGLICPLVAFAVLGSFAHRIVFNNIVLYGILVMFMLLTILVYFELLSKHIKCSRSSHTTLSCAV comes from the coding sequence ATGGATGCTAAGAAATTTACTCCATTGGCATTTCTGGCTTCACTCGGTGCCGGCGGAATCGCAGTAATGCCATTTGTACTGATGCAATATACACTGGATCACGGTGCCGGCCTGATAACAAGGGCACAGTTATGGTCTATGGATTTATCCTCCTATCAGGTACTCTATTATTACCTGCTGGAGTTTGTAATGATATTGTTCACTTTAATTCACTTTGCTCTGACCATAATATTTACAATCAAGCTTGTAAGGTGGATGAAAACCGATAGTTTCTCATCTCTTATTAAAGATCCATTGAGAAATACCGGAATTCTGGCACCTCTAATATCATATATCATGTCCATGAACGTTATGATAGGCCCACTGAGGTATTTTTTGCCAGTACTGTCAGGTAATTTTGCAGCACTCTTCTTCCCGGCAATGATATTCTGGTCACTGTTCTTTATTCTGGTGTTGTTTACTGAGATCAGGCTTCTGGAAATCTCTTTCAAGAATGGATTTGATATCAATAAGATTAATTTCGGCTGGCTGCTGCATCCGTTCCTTTTGGGAATGCTTACAGTTGTTGGGACAGGAATTGCCGCAATGGCAAGCGATAATACAATTGCAAATACCGCAGCTTTCATGTCCCTAATATCCGGTTCAATGGGAATGTTCCTGCTGTTTGTAAAAATGGTTATACTTTTCAAGAGCCATTTCCAATCCCCGGGTCTTCCGGAAAAGCACTTTTTGCCAAGCTTCCTGATAGTTATACCCAACATAACGCTCTATGCAATAAGTGGTTTCAGGCTTGGTCATTTCCTTGAAAGAACATATGGATTTGAACTGGGCGCTTATTTCTATTTTGTAGTCGGACTGGCTTTTGCATTTGAAATCTGGTACATGCTCTTTGGTTTCTCCCTTTTGATAGACTACTTCAGGAATAACCATTTCAAAGAGTTCTATGTGACCCAATGGGGACTCATCTGTCCACTGGTAGCATTTGCAGTTCTTGGTTCATTTGCTCACAGGATTGTGTTTAACAACATTGTTCTTTATGGAATTCTGGTAATGTTTATGCTTCTGACAATTCTGGTATACTTTGAGTTGCTAAGCAAACATATCAAATGCAGTCGCTCCAGCCACACTACATTGAGCTGTGCTGTATGA
- a CDS encoding diacylglycerol/polyprenol kinase family protein translates to MTQNGRVDYDLGGDSERKLVHVISGLAYIPLVYFFTEISLYVLFLLEFVFFITVVSLAFLRKAKYQPVCDMIRRWGRKKENYLPLKATLLINTGILISYFLFPVNIVCAAIAITALGDGIATVAGERFGKHNLPYSERKTYEGTMAGIIAAFASTVIFVSPVQALFGSVGALFIESVIGRDLRTGSSINSFINLIKNDNLVLPIASGFIMLAMGQ, encoded by the coding sequence ATGACACAAAATGGCAGAGTAGATTATGATCTGGGCGGCGACTCCGAAAGGAAACTGGTACATGTGATATCAGGTCTTGCTTACATACCTCTTGTGTATTTCTTCACAGAAATTTCGCTCTATGTTCTGTTTCTCCTGGAGTTTGTATTCTTTATAACGGTTGTTTCACTTGCATTTTTAAGAAAAGCAAAATATCAGCCTGTTTGTGATATGATCCGCCGCTGGGGTCGCAAAAAGGAAAATTATCTTCCCTTAAAAGCAACTTTGCTTATCAATACGGGAATCTTAATCTCATATTTTTTGTTCCCTGTTAATATTGTATGTGCTGCAATTGCAATAACTGCACTTGGGGATGGCATTGCAACTGTGGCAGGGGAAAGGTTCGGCAAGCATAATTTACCTTACTCCGAAAGAAAAACATATGAAGGCACAATGGCAGGGATAATTGCAGCTTTTGCAAGTACGGTTATTTTTGTATCACCTGTCCAGGCACTTTTTGGAAGTGTCGGTGCATTATTCATTGAGAGTGTAATTGGCAGGGATCTCAGGACAGGCTCATCCATAAATTCCTTTATTAATCTGATTAAAAATGATAATCTGGTACTTCCTATTGCTTCGGGTTTTATCATGCTTGCAATGGGGCAATAA
- a CDS encoding nicotinamide-nucleotide adenylyltransferase, translating to MHMRRAFYIGRFQPFHLGHYSLIKDIARDADEVVIGIGSAQKSHEPKNPFTAGERVMMIKHALEDAGIKHYAIPLEDLQRNAVWVSHIISMTPPFDVVYSNNPLVVRLFQESGILVEQPPMYQREGYSGSEIRKRMLRGEDWKSLVPAAVIDVIDEIDGVNRLKSVSKSDKDYRD from the coding sequence ATGCACATGAGAAGAGCGTTCTATATCGGACGCTTTCAACCATTTCATCTTGGACACTACTCTTTAATAAAGGATATTGCCCGGGATGCAGATGAAGTAGTAATTGGTATAGGCAGTGCGCAGAAAAGCCACGAGCCTAAGAATCCATTTACTGCAGGTGAACGCGTAATGATGATCAAGCATGCTCTTGAGGATGCTGGTATAAAACATTACGCGATTCCTCTGGAAGACCTGCAAAGAAATGCTGTGTGGGTCTCTCATATTATTTCTATGACACCACCTTTTGATGTGGTCTATTCTAACAATCCACTTGTTGTGCGTCTTTTTCAGGAATCCGGGATTTTAGTGGAACAACCTCCGATGTACCAGAGAGAAGGTTATTCCGGCAGCGAGATTCGAAAAAGGATGTTAAGAGGAGAGGATTGGAAATCCCTTGTGCCTGCTGCGGTTATTGACGTAATAGATGAAATTGATGGCGTGAACAGGCTCAAAAGTGTGTCAAAATCAGATAAAGACTACAGGGATTAG